From the genome of Muricauda sp. SCSIO 64092, one region includes:
- a CDS encoding arylsulfatase, which translates to MDNRIKSLNVKFMAKEAAINKLQQVELWIGSTENEKLFQGYVKATAIMNTDVGKYDKKRAKAVILRQISKEKGNRYKPMKKRIFSCAATILFFWAQSCQQPKKRQPEHSPNIIYILADDLGYGDLSCYGQTKFSTPNIDALAANGIRFTQHYSGSTVCAPSRSTLMTGQHTGHKPIRGNKDVQPEGQHPIADEVVTIAEVLKKQGYATGAFGKWGLGYLKSEGDPVKQGYDRFYGYNCQRTGHNYYPYHLWSNDQKVMLKENEGDMDGAYAPQLIHEETLAFIEVNKDRPFFCYVPSIIPHAELKVLEEYMDKYRGKLEPEKSYKGCDADCPHYKIGSYGSQPEVHAAFAGMIHLLDEQVGEIIAKVKALGIEDNTLIIFTSDNGPHLEGGADPDYFDSNNIYRGYKCDLYEGGIRVPMIASWPGQITPGTTTDHASAFWVVLPTVAELSGADMPQPIDGVSFVPTLLGKDQPKHDYLYWEFHSNNNKTAQAVLMDHHWKAIRKVKNRAFTPVELYNLRFDPGEQNNLASNHPELVKKAMAVIEKEHVDSPVEHWQFDVNR; encoded by the coding sequence ATGGATAATCGAATAAAAAGTTTAAACGTCAAGTTTATGGCTAAAGAAGCTGCAATAAATAAACTTCAACAAGTAGAGCTATGGATTGGAAGTACTGAAAATGAAAAGTTGTTTCAGGGGTATGTCAAAGCCACAGCAATAATGAATACAGATGTAGGTAAATATGACAAAAAAAGGGCTAAGGCAGTTATTCTACGCCAAATCAGCAAAGAGAAGGGCAATCGTTACAAACCAATGAAAAAAAGAATTTTCTCATGTGCTGCGACAATTTTGTTTTTTTGGGCACAAAGCTGTCAACAACCGAAGAAACGACAACCGGAACATTCTCCCAACATTATCTACATTTTAGCCGATGACTTAGGCTATGGCGATCTCAGTTGCTACGGACAAACAAAATTCAGTACACCTAATATCGATGCCTTGGCAGCCAATGGTATCCGATTTACGCAGCATTATTCAGGTTCTACAGTTTGTGCCCCGTCCCGAAGTACTCTAATGACTGGTCAACATACAGGACATAAGCCTATAAGAGGAAATAAGGATGTACAACCTGAAGGGCAACACCCTATTGCTGACGAGGTGGTTACCATAGCTGAGGTACTTAAAAAGCAGGGCTATGCTACAGGAGCATTTGGCAAATGGGGATTGGGATATCTCAAGTCTGAAGGAGATCCCGTAAAACAGGGTTATGACCGGTTTTATGGCTATAACTGCCAACGTACCGGGCACAACTACTATCCTTACCATCTGTGGAGCAACGATCAAAAAGTGATGCTCAAGGAAAACGAAGGTGATATGGATGGTGCCTATGCGCCGCAGTTGATTCATGAAGAGACACTTGCCTTTATTGAGGTCAATAAAGACCGTCCTTTTTTTTGCTATGTACCCAGTATAATACCTCACGCCGAGCTTAAAGTACTGGAAGAATATATGGACAAGTATCGTGGCAAGTTGGAACCCGAGAAATCGTATAAAGGCTGCGATGCAGATTGTCCGCATTATAAAATAGGAAGTTATGGATCTCAACCAGAGGTTCATGCAGCCTTTGCGGGTATGATACATTTGTTGGATGAACAGGTTGGGGAGATCATCGCTAAAGTAAAAGCCCTAGGCATTGAAGATAATACGCTTATTATTTTCACTTCAGACAACGGGCCACATTTAGAAGGAGGAGCCGATCCGGATTATTTCGATAGTAACAATATCTATCGGGGTTATAAATGCGACCTCTATGAAGGAGGAATTCGTGTTCCCATGATTGCCAGTTGGCCTGGACAGATTACACCAGGGACCACTACTGATCATGCTTCAGCCTTTTGGGTTGTATTGCCTACTGTAGCGGAACTTTCAGGAGCTGATATGCCCCAACCTATTGATGGGGTTTCTTTTGTCCCCACCTTATTAGGAAAAGACCAGCCAAAACACGATTACCTGTACTGGGAGTTTCATTCCAATAATAATAAAACAGCACAGGCGGTTTTGATGGATCATCACTGGAAGGCTATCCGAAAAGTTAAGAATAGAGCATTTACACCTGTTGAGTTGTACAACTTAAGATTTGATCCCGGAGAGCAGAACAATTTGGCATCCAATCATCCAGAATTGGTCAAAAAGGCGATGGCCGTTATTGAAAAAGAACATGTGGATTCTCCAGTAGAACACTGGCAATTCGATGTGAACCGTTAA
- a CDS encoding winged helix-turn-helix transcriptional regulator encodes MGSNKEKIKACKHKIRAISDTMYVLGGKWKMHILVALYFGSKRYSNLLEDVEGISGKMLSRQLKEMETNLLIKRTVMDTRPITVRYELTEYCEKLVPVISNLADWGTAHRAEIRKRSNP; translated from the coding sequence ATGGGAAGCAATAAAGAAAAGATAAAGGCCTGTAAGCATAAGATTAGGGCCATATCCGATACGATGTACGTACTGGGTGGAAAATGGAAGATGCACATATTGGTGGCTCTTTATTTTGGGAGCAAACGTTATTCCAATCTTTTGGAGGATGTTGAGGGGATTTCTGGGAAGATGTTGAGCAGGCAACTCAAGGAAATGGAAACCAATCTGCTCATAAAACGGACAGTTATGGACACTAGGCCCATTACCGTTAGGTATGAGTTGACGGAGTACTGTGAAAAACTGGTTCCCGTCATCAGCAATCTTGCCGATTGGGGAACTGCCCACCGAGCGGAAATTCGGAAAAGGTCCAATCCATAG
- a CDS encoding NAD(P)H-dependent oxidoreductase, whose translation MDLINTLNWRYAVKKYDGQKVPEEKLARILEAIGLTATSAGIQPYRLFVINNDQVRQQLARDSFNTQITEASHLIAFAAFETITKEHISDFITFMAKERELPETALDSYKDSLEQHILARTDHEYFIWSSQQAYIALGTGMIAAADAKVDATPMEGFDSEKLDTLLNLREKGLKSVLLLALGYRDAEKDFLAHQKKVRLPLNELVIQID comes from the coding sequence ATGGACTTAATAAACACACTGAACTGGAGATACGCCGTTAAAAAATACGATGGGCAAAAAGTGCCCGAGGAAAAGCTCGCTCGGATTTTGGAAGCCATAGGCCTAACCGCTACATCGGCAGGCATACAACCCTATCGCCTTTTTGTGATCAACAATGACCAAGTGAGACAGCAACTCGCACGGGATTCCTTCAATACCCAGATTACCGAAGCTTCCCATCTCATCGCATTTGCTGCCTTTGAGACGATTACCAAAGAACACATCTCAGATTTTATAACATTCATGGCAAAGGAAAGGGAATTGCCAGAAACTGCCCTGGATTCCTATAAGGACTCCCTTGAACAACATATTTTGGCTAGAACTGACCATGAATACTTTATTTGGTCCTCCCAACAGGCCTACATTGCATTGGGCACGGGAATGATTGCTGCTGCCGATGCCAAAGTAGATGCCACTCCCATGGAAGGGTTTGATTCGGAAAAATTGGATACCCTGCTTAACCTTCGGGAGAAAGGGCTAAAAAGTGTGCTATTGCTGGCACTTGGGTACAGGGATGCCGAAAAGGATTTTCTGGCCCACCAAAAAAAGGTCAGGTTGCCCTTAAATGAACTGGTAATCCAAATCGATTGA
- a CDS encoding DoxX family protein — MKKTNKTLYWVFTGLLSLLMVTSVTRYFMDIEQFQNYFTAFGYNGRIVVHLAIAKLLAVVVILANKWPTLKEWAYAGLFFDFVLALEAHIHLKDDQFFGPIIALVLLALSYAFYRKVLRDNEDNV, encoded by the coding sequence ATGAAAAAAACGAATAAAACACTGTATTGGGTCTTTACTGGATTGCTTTCACTGCTTATGGTAACCTCCGTCACACGCTACTTTATGGATATCGAACAATTCCAGAACTATTTTACGGCCTTTGGATACAATGGACGTATCGTGGTGCACCTTGCCATTGCTAAGTTGCTTGCGGTTGTGGTCATTTTAGCGAATAAATGGCCTACGCTCAAAGAGTGGGCCTATGCCGGACTGTTCTTTGATTTCGTATTGGCATTGGAAGCACATATCCATTTAAAGGACGATCAGTTCTTTGGTCCCATCATCGCATTGGTGCTATTGGCACTATCCTATGCTTTTTATCGAAAGGTCTTAAGGGACAATGAGGACAACGTTTAA
- a CDS encoding site-specific integrase, with product MQTIHTFSVLFWLKLANKKDNKAPLYARITVNGRRAEISLKRKVTVSDWDTSKSRIKGFGIKAKQVNNYLDGVCSRLFDCYQKLKDGNKLISPQLIKAHFLGNGENRYTISDIIEYHKKHMKDTLRWGTQKNYFTTHKYIFLFLKQKHRTTDIFLSELNYKFIIDFERFLRHQKDMGNNTVMKHIERLRKLINLAHKMEWLDKDPFIKFKAKYIRKERAYLTSGELQTIEQKQFTIERLQLIKDLFVFSCYTGLSYGDVMNLTKDSICIGIDGKQWISSYRQKTSIPVRIPLLPKALDIINSYKDHPSSINKETLFPTISNQKLNSYLKEIADVCHINKNLTFHIARHTFATTVTLSNGVPIETVSKLLGHSKITTTQIYAKVIERKVSEDMQRLEGCL from the coding sequence ATGCAGACCATTCACACATTCAGTGTTCTCTTTTGGCTGAAACTAGCCAATAAAAAGGACAACAAAGCCCCTCTTTATGCACGTATCACCGTAAACGGCAGACGTGCCGAAATTTCCCTTAAACGAAAAGTGACCGTTTCAGATTGGGACACTTCCAAAAGCAGGATAAAAGGGTTTGGAATTAAAGCCAAACAGGTAAACAACTATCTTGACGGAGTATGTTCGAGACTCTTTGATTGCTACCAAAAATTAAAGGATGGAAACAAATTGATTTCCCCACAACTTATCAAGGCTCATTTTCTTGGTAACGGGGAAAATAGATACACCATTTCAGATATTATCGAATACCACAAAAAGCATATGAAAGATACATTGCGGTGGGGAACGCAAAAAAACTATTTCACCACCCATAAGTATATCTTCCTTTTTTTGAAGCAAAAACACAGGACAACAGATATATTTCTTTCAGAACTCAATTACAAGTTCATCATAGATTTCGAGCGATTCTTACGCCACCAAAAAGATATGGGAAACAATACCGTCATGAAGCACATAGAACGGCTCAGGAAGCTTATAAACCTTGCCCATAAGATGGAATGGCTTGACAAAGACCCGTTTATAAAGTTCAAGGCAAAGTATATCAGAAAGGAAAGGGCATACCTTACATCGGGCGAACTACAGACCATTGAACAGAAGCAGTTTACAATCGAGAGATTGCAACTTATAAAGGATTTGTTCGTATTCAGTTGTTACACGGGACTGTCCTATGGGGATGTGATGAACCTTACAAAAGACAGTATCTGTATTGGAATAGACGGAAAACAATGGATAAGCTCCTACAGGCAAAAAACAAGTATTCCCGTTAGGATTCCTTTATTGCCAAAGGCTTTGGACATTATAAATAGTTATAAAGACCATCCCAGCTCGATAAATAAGGAAACATTGTTTCCAACCATTTCAAACCAGAAATTGAATTCTTATTTAAAGGAGATAGCCGATGTGTGCCATATCAACAAGAACCTCACTTTCCATATAGCAAGGCATACCTTCGCCACTACGGTAACTTTGAGCAATGGTGTACCGATTGAAACGGTATCGAAGCTTTTGGGACATTCCAAGATAACGACCACCCAGATTTATGCAAAGGTGATCGAAAGAAAGGTTAGTGAGGATATGCAACGATTGGAAGGGTGTTTATGA
- a CDS encoding BfmA/BtgA family mobilization protein: MDDFKTVRIKKKTLIRFKSFSRKVSNSYSKTLDMVMEFFEWHGFLPDDRFGKSMVEEIIKNRKRTNAIIAIIKDIEKSQTLPTVAMLQSLFEQQLEPEEEESDFQDYFGIIEKKFENGHEEEEWMEETTVPKIRYERLEYKMDELKKDFSYVLDNVKLVKSTFGKSYFRLELTEGEIEKFKRVIKNS, encoded by the coding sequence ATGGATGATTTTAAAACGGTACGGATAAAAAAGAAAACTTTGATAAGGTTCAAGAGTTTTTCAAGAAAGGTTTCAAACAGCTATTCCAAAACTTTGGATATGGTGATGGAATTTTTCGAGTGGCACGGGTTTTTGCCCGATGACCGTTTTGGAAAGAGCATGGTAGAGGAAATCATAAAGAACCGAAAGCGCACCAATGCCATCATAGCCATTATCAAGGATATCGAAAAGAGCCAGACCCTGCCAACAGTGGCCATGTTGCAATCCCTATTTGAACAACAGTTAGAACCAGAAGAGGAAGAGAGTGATTTTCAAGATTACTTTGGTATTATAGAAAAGAAATTTGAAAATGGCCATGAGGAAGAAGAATGGATGGAAGAGACTACCGTTCCCAAAATTCGATATGAGCGTTTGGAGTATAAAATGGATGAGCTAAAAAAGGATTTTAGCTATGTATTGGATAATGTCAAGCTTGTAAAGAGCACTTTTGGGAAATCTTATTTTAGATTGGAGCTTACGGAAGGGGAAATCGAAAAATTCAAAAGAGTAATAAAAAACTCATAG
- a CDS encoding toll/interleukin-1 receptor domain-containing protein, whose translation MSIISKSRLTGYRNSTRYYSKTINESLREFKAESRYSKVTIFLSHKHDETEELDSAISFLKRFGVEIYVDWLDDGMPRTTSGITANRIKQKIKENRKFIFLATEGAISSKWFNWELGHGDAQKYIEHIAVLPVKNNYSDFSGAEYLQIYPYIYESDSTPNSFYVKYPNGDLKGLGAWLKS comes from the coding sequence ATGAGCATAATATCAAAATCCCGACTGACAGGATATAGAAATAGTACTCGCTACTACAGCAAGACTATTAATGAAAGCTTAAGGGAATTTAAAGCAGAAAGCCGGTATTCTAAAGTGACTATTTTCCTGTCTCACAAACACGATGAAACAGAAGAACTTGATAGTGCTATTAGTTTCCTGAAGCGTTTTGGAGTAGAAATCTATGTTGATTGGCTTGACGATGGAATGCCTAGAACTACAAGTGGAATTACCGCAAACAGAATTAAACAAAAAATCAAAGAGAATAGAAAGTTTATTTTTCTTGCTACGGAAGGAGCAATAAGTTCCAAATGGTTTAATTGGGAATTAGGTCACGGAGATGCACAAAAGTATATTGAACATATTGCTGTACTTCCAGTAAAAAACAATTACTCTGATTTTAGTGGAGCTGAATATCTACAAATCTATCCTTACATATACGAGAGTGATTCTACACCAAATTCATTCTATGTAAAATATCCAAATGGTGACTTAAAAGGACTCGGAGCTTGGTTAAAAAGTTAA
- a CDS encoding TIR domain-containing protein, with protein MAKRVFFSFHYQDVIDFRANVVRNHWLLKPDRESAGYFDASVWEKAKKEGDLALKRLINGALKNTSNTCVLIGSDTFNRKWVSYEIMKSMQVGNHIFGVHINGIKGKDGKTKTKTKGSNPLYFLGYSFSDDGTKINLHDYINGKWIKYPDLDGYSVKKVDEKYRNKIYRLSEDYPVYDWNSDDGYNNFSKWTK; from the coding sequence ATGGCGAAAAGAGTATTTTTTAGTTTTCACTATCAAGATGTTATTGACTTTAGAGCAAACGTGGTAAGAAATCACTGGCTACTAAAACCTGACAGAGAATCCGCAGGTTATTTTGATGCTTCAGTTTGGGAAAAAGCCAAAAAGGAAGGCGATTTAGCATTAAAAAGATTAATCAATGGAGCATTAAAAAATACCTCAAACACTTGTGTTCTAATTGGTTCGGATACTTTCAATAGAAAATGGGTAAGCTATGAGATAATGAAAAGTATGCAGGTGGGTAATCATATTTTTGGAGTTCATATTAATGGCATAAAAGGCAAAGATGGAAAAACAAAAACAAAAACAAAAGGTTCTAATCCACTATATTTTTTAGGTTATTCATTCTCTGATGATGGTACGAAAATTAATTTACATGACTACATAAACGGGAAATGGATAAAGTACCCTGATTTAGACGGTTATTCTGTGAAAAAAGTGGATGAAAAGTATAGAAATAAAATTTACCGATTGTCAGAGGATTATCCTGTTTATGACTGGAATAGTGACGATGGATATAATAATTTTTCAAAATGGACGAAATAA
- a CDS encoding toll/interleukin-1 receptor domain-containing protein — MEENNPKVFISYSHDSKEHQDRVLELSNKLRSEGIDCALDQYEDSPPEGWPKWMDRNVKNSDFILVVCTETYYRRVDGTDEKGNGIKWESTLIYQQLYNAGTNNTKFIPVIFKDGEFKHIPEPLQGSTFYNVDDIDEYEKLYWRLRGVKTTKPELGKLRELPEKSRKTLFISGLIDQEKWDEAKWQAGVAYLYSAEGDLPPVITVLFKNLDLGKEIFEEIIEKTGIEDKSERLRVSIVEGEVPNQDYGYFVVIGENVESTNNLISKLPENKEIRYVGINQRIHRMKPSKGSDNLSNFKKEVEKHGCYHIAPAQQIEDPEKGMGYRIEMEYKILKRRIEFRQYDEIPDENDPDSILKSEGILQYKF, encoded by the coding sequence ATGGAAGAGAATAACCCAAAAGTATTTATAAGTTACAGTCACGATAGTAAAGAACACCAAGACAGAGTACTTGAACTATCGAACAAGTTAAGAAGTGAAGGTATAGATTGTGCTCTTGACCAATATGAAGATTCACCACCTGAAGGTTGGCCAAAATGGATGGACAGAAATGTAAAAAACTCTGACTTCATTTTAGTTGTATGCACAGAAACCTATTATAGGCGAGTTGATGGTACAGACGAAAAAGGAAATGGCATAAAGTGGGAAAGCACTCTAATTTACCAACAGCTTTATAATGCGGGAACAAACAACACTAAATTCATTCCTGTAATTTTTAAAGATGGAGAATTTAAGCATATACCAGAGCCATTACAAGGTTCTACCTTTTACAATGTTGATGACATTGATGAATACGAAAAATTGTATTGGAGATTAAGAGGTGTTAAGACCACAAAACCTGAGTTAGGAAAATTAAGAGAATTACCTGAAAAGTCAAGAAAAACTCTGTTCATTTCAGGGTTAATCGACCAAGAAAAATGGGATGAGGCAAAATGGCAAGCAGGTGTTGCTTATTTATATTCAGCAGAAGGAGACCTACCACCTGTTATTACCGTTCTCTTTAAAAACTTGGATTTAGGAAAGGAAATCTTTGAAGAAATAATAGAAAAGACAGGCATAGAGGACAAAAGCGAAAGATTACGAGTTTCTATTGTAGAAGGAGAAGTACCTAATCAAGATTATGGCTACTTTGTTGTTATTGGAGAAAATGTGGAATCGACAAATAATCTCATATCAAAGCTTCCAGAAAATAAAGAAATTCGATATGTGGGAATCAATCAGCGAATTCACAGAATGAAACCAAGTAAAGGTTCAGACAATCTTTCCAATTTCAAAAAGGAAGTTGAAAAACACGGTTGCTATCATATAGCACCAGCACAACAAATTGAAGATCCTGAAAAAGGAATGGGATATAGAATTGAGATGGAATACAAAATTTTGAAAAGAAGAATTGAATTCAGGCAATATGATGAAATTCCTGATGAGAATGACCCAGATAGCATTTTGAAATCAGAGGGAATTCTACAATATAAATTTTAA
- a CDS encoding IS1182 family transposase, with translation MNYIRGASREQLTLYTTCLDDMVDRDNTVRFIDVFVDNLDLEQLGFTTISNQGRPAYNPKDLLKLYIYGYMNRMRSSRVLEKECVRNIELMWLLKNLKPDHNTISRFRQSNPKAIKRVFRESVSIAQDFNLIGAIFIAGDSTKLRARNSKKNNYNKKKIQRHLEYIDNKLDEYNEALATADGDEKKAIEKAINKHRVHQDKYQQIQMVLEQDKSCENPQISTSDPDSRHQIVRGTITEITYTAQRTVDDKHKLLIDYKLTNENDKKAMGMMLRRAKSILRTNTFTALYDKGYHTGSEFYTANCLGIKTLVAIPGIGRSSQAPDPTYNVGHFIYNKKEDTYTCPKNRELISNGNWYKARNYKFKQYKTKPCKTCPVMTSCTTSKVNGKIVQRSQYKSYIDSNKKHVANNQGLYKKRQAIVEHPFGTIKRQWGFDYIITKKGIASASADFGLTALAYNLKRMFNLGWKPKISVLKAFFKHLICFYNDQSVCFNGISVLGNPFGKPSNKLIYF, from the coding sequence ATGAATTATATACGAGGAGCCTCCCGAGAACAACTTACATTATATACCACATGTCTGGACGATATGGTTGATCGGGATAATACCGTAAGGTTTATTGATGTTTTTGTTGATAATCTCGATTTGGAGCAGTTAGGTTTTACAACTATTTCTAATCAAGGTAGACCAGCATATAATCCTAAAGATTTACTTAAGCTTTATATCTATGGCTATATGAATCGTATGCGTTCTTCCAGGGTATTGGAAAAGGAATGTGTTCGTAATATAGAACTCATGTGGTTACTTAAAAACCTTAAACCAGATCATAATACGATCTCTAGGTTTAGACAATCTAATCCCAAAGCCATAAAGCGTGTCTTTAGAGAAAGTGTTTCTATAGCTCAGGATTTTAATCTTATTGGAGCTATATTCATTGCTGGTGACTCTACAAAACTTAGAGCTCGGAACAGTAAAAAGAACAATTACAATAAAAAGAAAATACAACGCCATTTAGAGTATATAGACAATAAGCTAGATGAGTATAATGAGGCATTAGCTACCGCCGATGGCGATGAAAAAAAAGCCATCGAAAAAGCGATAAACAAACATCGGGTACATCAAGATAAATACCAACAAATACAAATGGTATTGGAACAGGATAAGAGCTGTGAAAACCCACAAATATCAACTTCTGATCCAGATAGCAGGCACCAAATTGTTCGGGGAACGATTACCGAAATAACCTATACAGCCCAAAGGACTGTAGACGATAAACATAAACTTCTTATTGATTACAAACTCACCAATGAGAATGATAAAAAGGCTATGGGTATGATGCTTAGAAGAGCAAAAAGTATTTTAAGAACCAATACATTTACAGCACTTTATGACAAAGGCTATCATACCGGTAGTGAGTTCTATACTGCAAATTGCCTGGGAATAAAAACCCTTGTGGCCATACCAGGTATTGGCAGAAGTAGCCAAGCACCAGACCCAACTTATAATGTTGGGCACTTTATTTATAACAAAAAAGAGGACACCTATACTTGTCCGAAAAACAGAGAACTAATCTCTAATGGTAATTGGTATAAGGCTAGAAACTATAAGTTTAAGCAATATAAAACCAAGCCTTGTAAAACTTGCCCAGTAATGACAAGTTGTACAACTTCAAAGGTCAATGGGAAGATTGTTCAACGTAGCCAGTATAAATCGTACATAGATAGCAACAAAAAGCATGTAGCCAATAACCAAGGACTTTACAAAAAGCGACAAGCCATTGTAGAGCATCCCTTTGGTACGATAAAGAGGCAATGGGGTTTTGATTATATAATTACAAAGAAAGGAATTGCTTCAGCCAGTGCTGATTTTGGATTAACAGCTTTAGCATACAACCTTAAAAGAATGTTCAATCTAGGCTGGAAACCAAAAATATCCGTCTTAAAAGCATTTTTTAAACACCTTATTTGCTTTTATAATGACCAGAGTGTTTGTTTTAACGGAATCTCAGTTTTAGGTAATCCATTTGGAAAACCCTCTAACAAATTAATATATTTTTAA